One Solanum lycopersicum chromosome 2, SLM_r2.1 genomic region harbors:
- the LOC101252640 gene encoding protein SUPPRESSOR OF FRI 4, translating into MGKKKKRASDKVWCYYCDREFDDEKILVQHQKAKHFKCNHCHRKLSTASGMAIHVLQVHKETVTKVPNAKEGRESTDIEIYGMEGIPPDALAAHYGEEEDEAVAKTAKVDILSSQYVGGVLPGSLAAGYPPRATFGTVPPLYNPAVPMRPAGWPVPPRPLPWYPQYPAVMFPPTAPMGLPQQPLFPVQNVRPPVQATAPPILQPSLPVAPPGLPVSTPPVPVSQPLFPVVPNNNFIQSLPMLTASVPLSAPAEVNNSIAPKMGNCSPSSIGYQVPAPALVNLHSYASGPNTGGPSIGPPPVITNKAPAFVEVYLVWDDDAMSMEERRMSLPKYQVHDETSQMTSIDAAIDRRISESRLAGSMAF; encoded by the exons AtgggaaagaagaagaagagagcgTCAGATAAGGTTTGGTGCTATTACTGTGATAGGgaatttgatgatgagaagataTTGGTTCAGCACCAGAAAGCCAAACACTTCAAGTGCAATCATTGCCATAGGAAGCTCTCCACTGCTAGCGGCATGGCCATTCACGTTCTCCAGGTTCACAAAGAGACCGTCACCAA GGTACCAAATGCCAAAGAAGGCAGAGAATCAACAGATATTGAAATATATGGAATGGAAGGAATCCCACCGGATGCGTTAGCTGCTCACTATGGAGAGGAAG AGGATGAGGCCGTGGCAAAGACTGCCAAAGTAGACATCCTATCATCCCAGTATGTTGGTGGTGTGCTTCCAGGATCATTAGCTGCCGGTTATCCTCCCCGGGCAACTTTCGGCACAGTACCACCACT CTACAATCCTGCTGTTCCAATGCGTCCTGCCGGTTGGCCAGTTCCTCCTCGGCCCCTTCCTTGGTATCCACAGTATCCTGCTGTCATGTTTCCACCTACTGCACCTATGGGTTTGCCGCAACAACCACTGTTTCCTGTGCAGAATGTCAGGCCTCCAGTGCAAGCAACTGCACCACCTATACTTCAACCATCACTACCTGTTGCTCCTCCAGGACTGCCAGTATCTACCCCACCTGTTCCTGTGTCTCAACCATTATTTCCTGTGGTTCCTAACAACAATTTTATTCAAAGTTTGCCAATGCTGACTGCAAGTGTGCCATTAAGCGCACCTGCTGAAGTGAACAACTCAATTGCCCCTAAAATGGGAAACTGTTCTCCTTCAAGCATTGGCTATCAGGTTCCAG CCCCAGCATTAGTAAATTTACATTCTTATGCCTCTGGCCCTAATACTGGTGGACCCTCAATTGGACCACCTCCTGTAATTACAAACAAAGCTCCAGCATTTGTTGAGGTCTACTTGGTTTGGGATGATGACGCTATGTCCATG GAGGAAAGACGAATGTCCTTGCCAAAGTACCAGGTGCATGATGAGACTAGCCAG ATGACCTCAATAGATGCAGCAATAGACAGAAGAATCTCAGAAAGCAGGCTAGCTGGGAGTATGGCTTTCTAA